The DNA sequence ATATGCACAGGTCAGCTCTAACATTAAATCTATCTGGTGCTTTAACTGTTGCAtgggacaggggtcagcatgtcCACTCTGTCCAGTCTATGGCTACACAGCTCCAGTTAGAGTAAGTTGTCAGGCACTGACACCtgccagcattacatttttttccatgttgacccctgtccaccacaacactGAAATCACCAGATGGTGTTTATGTTGTGGGTGATCGGTGTATTATAAGGCTAAAGGGCTGGGAGTGTTCATTATTTCTACATGAAGATCCTGGCTTATAGCACAATTTTCATTGTTCTCTAGAGACATTGTCAGGCCAACTGTTGGATAAACTGCCCCGTATGTCAATGATCACATGTGGTAGCCGTTTAGAGATTTGTAGAGTGTGATGCAAGGCCACTGCATGTAACTTTTCCTGGCCATTACATTGTCCCCAACATCTGGAGCTTATTTTGACCCTAAGTCATCAGCCTTTTCCTGTGATTCGGTTGGCACAGGAGACCAGTGGCAAGAGTATGTAGTTGTGTATTTCCTGTGGCTAGATTTGTGAATGAACTTGGAATGAATGGCGTCAGACCCTGAACACTGTAGCAAGACACTGGATTCAAGTTGTATGGACAGACTGCAACTTGACAGTGTCACTAGCATTTACTTGAACAAGAATGCACTTAAATTATGGCtgctgtaatttaatttttatcaatatttgatgatatacagtacataaactATAAGGATTTTTGTTTAATCACCAGATTCCATTTTAAGTGGTCgcttttattctgtttcttgTATAAGGAACATGCACCTCTCAGTGATgacttatttgtttattatttaagttGTCAGTCTTCCAAAAGTAACACTCACATTGTTGcccctgtctgcagtccagtaAGCCggcattacataaaaacaatagtGGCAAAGGATAGCTTTAAAAGGACAGACGTATAAAGGGTACTATTGTTCCTTAAAGTTGCCAAAAAGTAGAGAGGAAATAGattcatgaaaaaaaagtcaaaaagaaaaccCCAGCAGTGTGGGACCGTGTTCTGTTTGGATTGGGAGGTTCAGGAACCGGGAGGAATGTGGAGAGCTCAAGTGAGCAAGAGAGAAATATTTCTTCCAGTGTAGGCTGTTTTAAAGGAATGGGTTATTATAGTTGGCCAGTTAAATCCCTTCAAATAGCCATGACATCATGGCTGGGCTTGGTGCTGGAGGGGACAAACAAAGGAGGGTTTGTGCCCAGAGAACCCTAGAGCTTTGGGGGTTTCTGGGGGACTCATGGAGAGGCAGAATGAGAGGGTTAGAAGTCACATCTGGTCTCTTTACCTGACCCAATCAAGCCTTGAGAGGGAATCAAGTGTGCCAAACTGCATCTACAAAACTCCAACATAAGGCTGCATTGAACCAGAAATCAAAGCGATCCAGGAAAGGTACAGAACTGGTTTCATTttgatttcctttaaaaaacCTACAGTTAACTTGGCCTTATGTCTATATTTCCCTTGACTTTTGGTTACGTTTTTTCAAAATGCTTGGAATGGTTTAGACTACTGTAGCAAATGTGAACTGACACCTCATTAGTATCATATAAAATCGATTAACTGGATTAATTCTTCAGTAATCATTTGCTTAATGTGTCCCTGCAGAGAGTGGCAGATACTGGCAAGGAGGCAGTGCTCTGTTAATtcatcaaagcaaaaaaaagtagATATGCATCACAAACTATCAACTACTTTTCACTCTTTGTATTTTCGCTAAGCCCAGTCTTTGCTTTGCTGCATGATGTCAACCAATGACATAAACCTCACAGCTGTCTCTTGGAACTAAGCTTATGAAAACTGATCATATTACTTCCAAATGCTGTAGAAAATGACCTGTACACTTTTTCGAGGAGCCAGTctgtaaatgctaaatgtacTTGACTAGAGCAGTGCTTCTCTAGACTTGCATGGTGTTGGGTCACTGCCATCAGGGTCATGACACTGTCACTGTGGAAAATAAAGATCAGGGTACAAATAAGTTACAATGGGCTTTAAAAATAGCTATACACCTGCAATGAAATGCAGTACTCCTTGGCCTTATTAGTGccataaaaatatgtaatttaagaGTCATGTGGCTGATAATTTAGTTTCATATAAACCTTtaaactaaataactaaatcaCATCAAACCACTTTAATAAAgatccttttatttctttttccaaagCTTGAGATTTTATCAAATTAGAGAATTTAATATCTGATGTGCACCTTAAGTTGCTCTAAAGCCGTACAGCAGCTTGTTTGTTGTCATCAGTTTAAAAACACGActttacaattacaatacaGCATTGTTCGGATAATGAGCTTAACCACCACCCATCTTGACACTACCTGTTGTTTAAATGGAGCATAATACTGTTTTTACACTAGGTTGAATTGTTTattgcaatatttattttattttaatagtaaaTCTACTTAAACTTTGCTCTTTTGTTTGATCCTGAACTGCTCTGTCCTGCTGTGTCGACAGATGACTCGGGTTCTGATAAAACTGGACCTGGAACAGCTGATGGAGCAGAAGCCGAGTTGGGCACTGATGACCTCTTAGAAAAACTAGGTAACAGTTCTGGTGGCATACTATAAATTAAACAACCATAATAGCTGATTTGTATGCTTTATTCTGTCTACTAAAAATGTAATAGTCAAAGCTGCCTGAAAACCATATGTGGTTTTAGGGTTATTTGGTAAATAAGACAGCCTTTAAGACAACtgcattgtatttgttttaatgaaataacattGCATCTGTGGCAACAAGgaataatgtattatttttttaggatagacataaatacaaatgtaaaacttcactacattaaaaactttaaagttCTCTAATATATGTGTTAAATGGAGAAACTAAGCTAAAGCATTGAGAAACACTCATATGTTCCTTTAAATGAGAGTGAACCATCAGCTCAGGTcatatacattttgaaatgttacagCCACGATTTTAATGCTTCCTGGTCTTCTGTCCATAGTCCGTCCCCGTTTTACCCAGCCCGCTAAGATGAGAAAAAGGGTCATAGCTCGTCCTGTGGGCAGCTCAGTGCGGCTGAAATGCACTGCCAGTGGAAACCCTCGACCAGATATTGTTTGGCTAAAGGATGACACACAACTGACAGAGCAGGAGGTCGGTGAGGGCCGTCAGAAGAAATGGACTCTGAGTCTGAGAAACCTGACTCCAGATCACAGTGGCAGATACACCTGCAGGGTCTACAATCGAGCAGGGGAAATCAATGCCACATATAAAGTTGAGGTCATACGTGAGTATCAGACATATTCAACTGAAAATGCAACTGCAAATACATGAAGTGAAGGATAATAATTCAAGTGGTCACTgctgtttgtaatttttgtgaTTTGTAATACATCGCAGGAAATTAAAACAGTGTTATCACTGTAATAGTGGTCTTTTTTTGACCAGGGAATAATGGAAACCTTTAAAAAATCTTCTGTCAGATCTATCTACTCCTGTTGTCTGATTATGTTCAGCAGGTCTTGTCCATATCTGTGCTGCATGGATGAATGTGCTTGTGTAATCATGTATATGAGAAGCATATTGAGGAAGCAGCCTTGAGAGTGAGGGCTTGTGCCTTGGTGTTTGCaaagggaaaagagagagagagagagaggctgtttGACACACTCTCTCCACCCAATCTGGAGCTGATTAAAGCCCAGCTGTCTGCCAGACCCACTACCCCCCCCTTCCCATGAGAAATGTGTGCTGTACAACCAGGagcaaagaaagagaggaaactAATCACACATACTTCTTGTGTTACATGCGGTATTCCTCCCTCACTGTCAATTATAAGGTCTAACCTTGAGGCTAATAACTGTATGGACAACTAAGACTTTTTTTATCCACAGATGGGCTGTCACATCAAAAGATGTCTGTGTGCGCATCCTCAtagttttcctttgtttgtttgtgcagagaGGACAAACTCCAAGCCTATTCTGACGGGCACTCATCCAGTTAACACCACGGTGGAATACGGAGGCACTACATCATTCCAATGCAAAGTGAGGAGTGATGTTAAGCCGGTCATTCAGTGGCTCAAACGTGTGGAGTCGAATGAGGAAAGCCGCTACAACTCCACCATTGAGGTGGGAGACCACCGATTCATCGTGCTGCCCACAGGAGAGGTGTGGTCCAGGCCTGATGGCTCCTACCTCAACAAGCTGCTTATTACCCGTGCCAAAGAGGAAGACGCTGGCATGTACATCTGCTTAGGTGCCAACACGATGGGCTACAACTTTCGCAGTGCCTTCCTCACTGTGCTGCCAGGTGAGGCCTGGGGAATGTCTGTTTAGAGTGTATCGCTGCCACTGCAGtgttaaaatatactgtagagcAGCTAAGAAGCACCTTGGACATGGATTTATGCTATCagtttgtgttaaatgtgtttttttatttttatgattgcAAATGCATCAGAGGAATGTCAAACTAAAAGGAATGAAACGAAATGTGTCAGTTAAAAGTTCAAGTGAGGACAAGTGATAGCAAACCAGTAACAAGACAGATGTCAGTTTGACTAGTGTTTGAAGCTATTTTCAACCATTTTccattgtcatttttatttcttaacatTTATAAGcttaaataactaaatacatttatcaaTTATAGATAAtcaacaattttcaattcatcttttcttaatttttatgACTTTTGTGACTTAAGGTTAACTAAAGGTTTGTGTAAAGCTTTAAATCACATGAACTAAATATGGAGCttaagtaaaaacacatgcttttAGAACATAACggtttaataaaacaaagcaagaaaatgtttaaaatactagTGTTTtgatctttctcttttttttttagacacaaAGCCTCCCATTGCGACCATGTTTTCACCAGCTTCCAGCTCCCTCCCCTGGCCTGTCATCATCGGCATCCCTGCTGGAATAGTGTTCATCTTTGGCACAGTGCTGCTGTGGTTCTGCCAGAGCAGAAAACACTGCCCGCCTCCCAGCGCTCCAGCTGTATCTGCACAGGTCCTGCAAAGCTCCCACCGGCTGCCCTATCGGGAGCGGGACAGGGGCTGCATGGCTGCATCGTCAAGCTCCTCCAGCCCAGAGAAAGACTGCATGAGCTCCATGAACTATGAGGAGTACCTggcacagcagcagctcctcctcGCTCAGGGGGGACCAACACTCCCCCCTAAACTCTACCCCAAAATTTACACagacattcatacacacactcactcccaCGTAGATGGGAAAGTACACCAGCATcaacacattcattttcagtGTTAGCCTTAGTGCCAAATGCTCTAAAGGCGCTGCTTTAGTATCTCAGAGGGATGATGAGCTGTGGTCTGAACTGAACTGCAGCTCCTGTGTAACTTTATACATTCATTACTCTCCAAAAATAGTTGGACATTGTTGGGAGAGTATACATGTGTGAAAAACAGTGGCCAGTTAAACGTACCTTGTGTTTTTACATCCAGACGTTCCACATTTGGTGCTCTTTGTTTTAACCTTTATATCCTCACACCACTAAAATCCAGTCATCCTTGTTGTGCACTTAATACAGAAAGGACAAGGAAATCTGTACAGTGTGAGCTGAATTGCAGCTATTCAGGCCACACGAAAGGTCAAAGGAATTTTGCATATTCCTTTTGAGCCGGTTGCTAGTTGAAAATGGGGGTTAGggtttacttttaaaataatcagcTGTTACAGTGCAGAGGGTCTTCATGTTCTGCCTGGTAATGATGATAAGAATGGTACTCAATATTTACAAAAGAGCTGGCTTTATGCTCCTACTCAGGTAgaccttttgtttgtttaagatAATGTTTGCATTGCTGACCACTATCCTTAATATGATCTTTCTCCATCACCTCACTGTTGTCTGTTGAAAGCCAGAAAGTGTACACTGGTAAGTGTTTATTGCCTTTTTTATGGCATGCAAACCTTGCCTAAAACTGCAAGGGATGGAGGAATTGTGCTTCCATGTTAACTAAATTGGTCTTCCttgtcattttagtttttttaggtAGGTTCCTGACCCTAGTCAGAAGCATGTTCAGACAGAGTAATCTTTCTGACCATTACATTTTCCACCCAGTTTATGAAGCTGTAGCCATTAATAATCAAATTgtcatgaatatttaatttattttgctaaaaatgtatcaaaagtttatttttaagagtAAGGCATTTTACATATCTGTAATGTTATTAAAGTATACTGATGTTGTGTATAGTACATTTTGAGTACTTTGTTACCCAGTTTAATCACATTTAGTTCTTGTCAATATTTAGGTATTTCTGTATGTATTTGGTTATATTTAACAATCTTGTATAATGTATTCTATTCTAAGGGTCAAGAACCAAATCATCTAAAAATGTGGTTTGATAGTTTCATTAAATTACCTAAAACGTTAGTTACATGTTTCAGAGAGGTTAATCAACTTTTTgatattgcatgtttttttcttgggGGACACGTgaataaaaaaagtcagtttttgtAAACAATGTTGCAGAAGTCCTTGCAAAAAACTCAAGTGCTGTTTACCCGTCTCAAAGCACAAGTACCATTGAGAATTTGGGCACAGACAGGTCAGCTTTCCCCCTTTATGCCAGTAGGTGTCTGAGGGTGACACAGGGGGAAGCCAGCAGTAGCACAGAGGATTCTGAGATAAATTACTGAATAGTGTACAGACAAGAGCAGTCTCCCAGTGTCTTTTGGATGAGTGATGGCCACTGGAAGACTACACCCCAACGTGCAGCATCTTTCCCTATTTAAGTGAATTGACACTCCACACCCACACCACCTCATTCAACTCCAATCTAGGTAGGATTTCCTTTCACCATTTAGGAAGTGCATTGTCCTGATCTGGGAGTGATGTGACAGCAGCCTGTGATTGCTCAGGAAAGAACGCCAGCATTGTATCTGATAGCCTCTTATTTTGTTGCAAGCATTACAGTATGGCTTGAGCTTTGGCTCCACACAGATGAGTCAAATACACTGATCAGCTTATGTTTGGATTAAAATTTTTACACAAGTCATTTTTTCGGTCGTGTTATTTCCATAGCCATTAATATTAGCCTAAACCCTAGATGACAAAATTTAACACTTTGTAAGCAAGTGCTGCCCTCCCGTGGTTAGAAATTGAAAAAGGTAACAGATGTTGGTGAAATTGTAGTTTGTGAAAGTATTCTTTATTAGTTCTATTTAGgttttttacagtattataagaacactgacaaagacaaacatacTAAACAAGAAAATTAGCAAATGACAAATAAGAACATCTTAAAACATTCACTATTTACAGATGAGCTCAGCCCTTCTGGACTTTGGTGATAAGTTCATCACAAAGTTTAGTGAGCTCTTCAGCCTCTTTCTcctgaaaaagggaaaagagatCAAATTAGAAACATAAATTATAACATACATTTCTCTCAAGATATCTGGAAATACACAAACCATCTTTACACTCACCTTTTGGTCCAGAGTTTTTTCCAATGATTGCACCTTCAGCTGCTCCCGGCGTAGCTGTGCTTGGAGGGCAGAAACCTCAGCCTTATATTTAGACCGCACCTCTCCAATCTCCTCATTTGCACTGCCAGTGAAGAACCAATAAACTTCAGCCACTGCTATTCttgaaataaatgtatgcaACTAAAACTCAGATCGGTGCATCTTACTGGGCAATTTTCTCTTCAGCGTGGGCTTTCAGGGTCTGGTAGCGCTGCTCCTCCTTTTTGATCCTTGCCAGGTAGTCTTGAGCACAAGCTTTCAGAGTCTCTTCATTCTGGAGAAAGGACCCATACAGAAAAttacaaaactaataaaattcATTTGAAGTCATTTATCCATTTCTGGTTTACAACcgaaaaatgttcattttttgtaACCTTTTTGTAACCCTCAACAACATCCTTGTACTTCTCCAGTCTCTTGAAAAGCTCAGAGAAAGATCTCTCCATGGCGTTCAGGTCACTGGACACTTGATCCTTTTCCAGAAGAGCCGAATTGAGCTTCGCCTGGGccacctctctctccttttcttggTCAGCTGAACAGTACCAGTAGTATTAATATGCCATTACAAAGAAATcattaaaagtgaaattaacATAATTTATACCAACTTACCCATCATTTTTGCAATCATGAGTTCAAATTCTGCAATTATTTTCCTGTGTTAAAGGGGGGagaaatgttagaaaatgtCTTGCCACAATACAAGTAAAATTAAATGACGAACAGCTCACCTCATTTCTTGACCGTCATCAAGTAGTTTTTTATACTTTGCACTCCACTGcgcctctttttcttttgcctttagAAAGAATATAGAGTTTATTCTAGAGTAAGTAAAGCTTAATACCCCTTTCTGCTAAAGTTAATTGTTTAATAGAACTTACGTCTGCCTGGACTTTGGTGATGGCTGCATCCATGTCTTTCTGACTGTACTTTAGCACTTCAATGATGGCATCCTCTATGTTTGCTGACTGGGGGAAAGGGGGGACGAGGCTCTCAAGGATTGGATGAGTCTAGATGATAGTTAAAGTGTAAGGAAATCAAATAAATATCGAGATGTAGCTATAAAAGGTAGAAACTACACAACCAATTTAGTCAGTGGAAGCAGTTTAAAAGTTACTTACTGACGCTACAGCATCAAATAGTTTGAAATCCTGCTTTTGAGGGACATTGGCCGCTTCTTTTTCTGCCATCTGTTGAGTTTCAATGCTGTTATGTggttataaaaaacaaataaataaaaaaaaaaaagtagtcaGGGGTTACATTTTAGacagatttatatttttgtacagCATAGCTCTTATTACTAGCAaccagtaaataaaaatagaagtaAATCAAACCGTGAAAAAAGTGACACGGGAGGGAGGACACCACTCTGAGAAGCTGGGCCTGCAGCTTTCTTTGGACTCTCTCTCAGGAGAGGATCAAATTTAAGGTACAACGACTGTTTCCTCAATGCAGATTCCTTGAACTGTTGACAAAGATAAATGAACACTTATATCAGTTTAGCTTATTTACTGGCAAGAGTTTATCTAGTTAATATTAATACATGAAATAATAACTCACACTGCTGGACCCAAACTGTTCAAGGTAGTCGATTTGTCCGTCAAAGTCACTGGCCATGACTAGAGAAAGATCAAAAGTGAactaaaaattactttttgtttaaatataccACACAACCCACAAAGATTATACACGCACTtctgaaaaactaaattttccACAGTAACCATTAAAAGAGCCATAAGGAACAAGACACAATTGTTGATGTCTACTCACACATTGTTCCAGGAATAAACTCATCATTaaattctgatatgttgtcCTGCAACTTCTGCTCAGGGAGAACAAAAATGTTAGGATCCCTCTGTGGAAGTTGCTTAGCTTCAGTATGAAATTCCTTGTCATCAGAAGCAGCCTGATGTTCAGTAATCTGTCattcaacagcaacaacaacaacaacagcagcttgtcaaaaacaaacaaataaatggaACATGAATGCATGACTGCACTACTTCTCTTACCATTGCAGGACTCGATTCAGGTACTGGGATGGTCTCTCCAGCACTACAGAGCAGAAACATACAAATTTACAGTTAAATAATTTGCTGCTAGAAAGTGAAATGttctttgtattaaaaaaaaaaaaaaaaaaaaaaaaaaaaaaaaaaaaaaaaaaaaacagaacttaATTTACCATGTTATTTCCTTTTCCTCAGAATTGTCTCTTTGCTCTGGAACAGGAGTTTCCGTGCACATAGGACTGGATTTCTGACTGGTTTTTTGTGAGTTGATTATGCTCATTTTTGTGCCAAAGGGATTGAAGTATGGATCATCAAACTTGTCCAAGTCAAATGAGTAACAACCTTTGACAACTGGTAAATCAAAGTCACTGGCATCAGACTTGACTGCAGTTTCTTTTGGTAATGTGTCAGATAGTTTGTTCTGCTCTTTAGATATTGTACCCTCTTGTGGCCTCTTGCCAAATCTCTTGGTTGGTAGTTTCTGTTTAACCTTATTGCCATCGTCAAAAGTGAACTCAAGTTTGATTGAGCCTTCCATGCTTGGGGCAACAGCTGGCTGAGGTTCCACAGCTGAAGGCTTAGCTGTAGAAGTTGATATGGCCACTGCAAC is a window from the Channa argus isolate prfri chromosome 16, Channa argus male v1.0, whole genome shotgun sequence genome containing:
- the LOC137101421 gene encoding fibroblast growth factor receptor-like 1, encoding MKLSLDTMGILNIMLFIFEAVLLTDCARGPPRVSDKVAHRQTARLGSAIKLPCPVEGDPPPLIMWTKDGRNIHSGWIRFRILRMGLKIKEVEADDTGTYICKATNGFGSVNINYTLIVIDDSGSDKTGPGTADGAEAELGTDDLLEKLVRPRFTQPAKMRKRVIARPVGSSVRLKCTASGNPRPDIVWLKDDTQLTEQEVGEGRQKKWTLSLRNLTPDHSGRYTCRVYNRAGEINATYKVEVIQRTNSKPILTGTHPVNTTVEYGGTTSFQCKVRSDVKPVIQWLKRVESNEESRYNSTIEVGDHRFIVLPTGEVWSRPDGSYLNKLLITRAKEEDAGMYICLGANTMGYNFRSAFLTVLPDTKPPIATMFSPASSSLPWPVIIGIPAGIVFIFGTVLLWFCQSRKHCPPPSAPAVSAQVLQSSHRLPYRERDRGCMAASSSSSSPEKDCMSSMNYEEYLAQQQLLLAQGGPTLPPKLYPKIYTDIHTHTHSHVDGKVHQHQHIHFQC
- the tacc3 gene encoding transforming acidic coiled-coil-containing protein 3 isoform X2, which encodes MTSVDVNDENRGVYPSGKNSSSSNDIFALDQPTGRPSILRQTENLPSKTVPKGTKVCFQTPRRDPVTKRIVSPTKSSKMTSVDECTIAMESLNLDKPNDLTHKMSKQPDDPKQEVSSYPDDNMPIQSKGDYQLDFDNLDAINPFQGSNPIGFSPAKSAVENLGTDQTESQNIKPEYILEEATKMESALDETLPFTPSVENSLADVSINISSTESSVVTVVKVQAVEEQDSWTATPDENQCAKVSLSDDQDKASGSFEDAALPPKGSYNLDLDNLDAINPFQTGGSKIQNSPILGRKMPDENPAVTEPQRKEYKVADVVDVHEMAQELPVQPELKSIVAVAISTSTAKPSAVEPQPAVAPSMEGSIKLEFTFDDGNKVKQKLPTKRFGKRPQEGTISKEQNKLSDTLPKETAVKSDASDFDLPVVKGCYSFDLDKFDDPYFNPFGTKMSIINSQKTSQKSSPMCTETPVPEQRDNSEEKEITCAGETIPVPESSPAMKLQDNISEFNDEFIPGTMFMASDFDGQIDYLEQFGSSSFKESALRKQSLYLKFDPLLRESPKKAAGPASQSGVLPPVSLFSRIETQQMAEKEAANVPQKQDFKLFDAVASTHPILESLVPPFPQSANIEDAIIEVLKYSQKDMDAAITKVQADAKEKEAQWSAKYKKLLDDGQEMRKIIAEFELMIAKMMADQEKEREVAQAKLNSALLEKDQVSSDLNAMERSFSELFKRLEKYKDVVEGYKKNEETLKACAQDYLARIKKEEQRYQTLKAHAEEKIAHANEEIGEVRSKYKAEVSALQAQLRREQLKVQSLEKTLDQKEKEAEELTKLCDELITKVQKG
- the tacc3 gene encoding transforming acidic coiled-coil-containing protein 3 isoform X1 — its product is MTSVDVNDENRGVYPSGKNSSSSNDIFALDQPTGRPSILRQTENLPSKTVPKGTKVCFQTPRRDPVTKRIVSPTKSSKMTSVDECTIAMESLNLDKPNDLTHKMSKQPDDPKQEVSSYPDDNMPIQSKGDYQLDFDNLDAINPFQGSNPIGFSPAKSAVENLGTDQTESQNIKPEYILEEATKMESALDETLPFTPSVENSLADVSINISSTESSVVTVVKVQAVEEQDSWTATPDENQCAKVSLSDDQDKASGSFEDAALPPKGSYNLDLDNLDAINPFQTGGSKIQNSPILGRKMPDENPAVTEPQRKEYKVADVVDVHEMAQELPVQPELKSIVAVAISTSTAKPSAVEPQPAVAPSMEGSIKLEFTFDDGNKVKQKLPTKRFGKRPQEGTISKEQNKLSDTLPKETAVKSDASDFDLPVVKGCYSFDLDKFDDPYFNPFGTKMSIINSQKTSQKSSPMCTETPVPEQRDNSEEKEITCAGETIPVPESSPAMITEHQAASDDKEFHTEAKQLPQRDPNIFVLPEQKLQDNISEFNDEFIPGTMFMASDFDGQIDYLEQFGSSSFKESALRKQSLYLKFDPLLRESPKKAAGPASQSGVLPPVSLFSRIETQQMAEKEAANVPQKQDFKLFDAVASTHPILESLVPPFPQSANIEDAIIEVLKYSQKDMDAAITKVQADAKEKEAQWSAKYKKLLDDGQEMRKIIAEFELMIAKMMADQEKEREVAQAKLNSALLEKDQVSSDLNAMERSFSELFKRLEKYKDVVEGYKKNEETLKACAQDYLARIKKEEQRYQTLKAHAEEKIAHANEEIGEVRSKYKAEVSALQAQLRREQLKVQSLEKTLDQKEKEAEELTKLCDELITKVQKG